GGGTTGGTTTGTCTGGTTTGACAATGGCTGAGTATTTCCGTGATGTCAACAAGCAAGACGTATTGCTGTTTGTTGATAACATCTTCCGGTTTGTTCAAGCTGGTTCTGAAGTATCCGCACTCTTGGGTCGGATGCCTTCTGCGGTAGGATATCAGCCTACTTTGGCTACAGATGTAGGTGCTTTACAAGAACGGATTACCTCCACCACCGAAGGTTCTATTACTTCTATTCAAGCTGTATATGTACCTGCCGATGACTTGACTGATCCCGCACCTGCAACCACCTTTGCTCACTTAGACGGGACAACTGTATTGTCTCGTGGTTTAGCATCAAAAGGTATCTATCCAGCGGTTGATCCTTTGAATTCCAGTTCTACAATGTTGCAACCCAACATTGTTGGTAGTGATCACTACGATACTGCCCGGGCGGTACAATCAACTCTACAACGGTACAAAGAACTACAAGACATCATTGCCATTCTTGGTTTAGATGAATTGTCTGAAGAAGACCGTTTGATTGTGGCACGGGCGCGGAAAGTTGAGCGTTTCTTGTCTCAGCCTTTCTTCGTAGCTGAAGTATTTACTGGTTCTCCTGGTAAGTATGTGAAGTTGGAAGACACCATTAAAGGATTTCAACAAATTCTTTCTGGTGAATTGGATGCTTTACCTGAGCAAGCTTTCTACTTGGTTGGTGATATCACCGAAGCGAAAGAAAAAGCAGCAAAGCTGAAAGGTTAATGGGTAATGGGTAATGGGTAATGGGTGATGGGTAATAAATTTCTCCCAATTACCTTTTTCCCAATTACCAATTACCAATCACCTATTAATAAGTAGAAACTAAAAAATATGACTCTGACCGTTCGTGTAATTTCCCCAGACAAAACCGTTTGGGATGCTGAAGCTGACGAAGTAGTTTTACCTAGCACTACTGGTCAATTAGGTATCTTGAGTGGACACGCACCACTATTGACAGCTTTGGATATAGGTGTAATGCGTGTTCGTGCTAATAAAAATGCCAACTGGCAAGCGATCGCTCTTTTAGGCGGTTTTGCTGAAATTGATGCAGATGAAGTCACAGTTTTAGTCAATGGTGCTGAACGTGGCGACAAAATTAAGATTGACGAAGCCCGAACTGCTTTGACGGAAGCACAAACTCGTCTAAATCAAGTTAAACCAGAAGATCGTCAAGCACAAATCCAGGCAACGAAAGCATTTAAACGCGCTCGCGCTCGTTTTCAAGCTGCCGGTGGTTCAGTATAAATTGACAATTCAGATTTTTTTGCAATTGCATGGTGGTATTGTCCATCATGCAAATTTTTTGGCTGCTAATAATATCAGGAGGGACCAGATGCCCATCCTACAAGATTGAATCATCTTTTTTGTGCAGTCCTATTATAGGATAAATACCAATAAATAGAATAATGTTGAAAATTTTTGCAGATAGAGGTGGCACATTTACAGATATTGTTGCTGTCACCAATAATCAGACAATTATAGACAGATTATCAAACAATACAGAACGGTTTTTAATTGTTACTCTTCCTAACCAAGAATGGGTAATAGTCTATAAATTATTATCAGAAAATCCTGAACAATACGAAGATGCAGTTATTCAAGGGATTCGGGATATTATCGGCATTTCTAGTTATGAACCCATTCCCTATCAAACAATAGAAGTAGTGAAAATGGGAACAACAGTAGCTACAAATGCGCTGTTAGAAAGACATGGAGATAGGGTAGTTTTGCTCATTACTAAAGGCTTTCAAGATGCCTTGAGAATTGGCTACCAAAATCGCCCAAATATCTTTGCCAGGCAGATAATTTTACCTACTATGCTTTATGAACAAGTAGTTGAGATAAATGAAAGATATGATGCTCATGGAAATGAATTAATTTCCGTCAATATTGAACAAGTTAGCAATGATTTACAAACAATTTACAACACAGGAATTAGAAGTTGTGCCATTGTTTTCATGCACAGCGATCGCTATCCCCAACATGAACAACAAGTAGCCCAAATTGCCCAAGAAATCGGCTTTACACAAATCTCCATATCCCATCAAGTCAGTCCCTTAATGAAACTCGTTAGTAGAGGAGATACCACCGTCGTTGATGCCTATTTAACTCCTATTCTCCGTCGCTATGTTAACCAAGTAGCTAGTCACTTACCCAACGTTAGATTAATGTTTATGAAATCAGATGGAGGGTTAATCGACGCAGACCAATTTCAAGGTAAAGATAGCATTTTAAGTGGACCGGCTGGTGGTATTGTCGGTGCAGTTGAAACTAGCAAAAGAGCAGGATTTGATTTAATTATCACCTTTGATATGGGAGGAACAAGTACAGATGTGGCTCACTTTAAAGGAGAATATGAAAGAGAACTAGATTCAGAAATTGCAGGTGCAAGAATGCGAGTTCCCGTATTATCAATTAACACCATTGCAGCCGGAGGTGGTTCAATTTTATATTTTGATGGTTCGAGTTATCGTGTTGGACCCGAATCTGCGGGATCAAATCCAGGCCCTGCTGCTTATCGGCGTGGTGGACCATTAACAGTGACAGATGCTAATATCATGTTAGGAAAAATTCACCCCCAATATTTTCCCGCAGTTTTTGGGAGTGAAGGTAAATTACCTTTAGATCAAGAAATTGTCATTCAGAAATTTAGAGAATTAGGAAAACAGATTAAATCTGTCACTAAAAATCATCAAACTTCTGAACAAATAGCATCAGGTTTTATTGCCATTGCTGTGGAAAATATGGCAAATGCTATTAAAAAAATCAGCCTTCAACGAGGTTATGATGTTAGTGAATATGTACTTTGTTGTTTTGGTGGTGCAGGAGGACAAGTTGCTTGTTTAATTGCTGACACTTTAGGAATGAAAAAGATATTTCTTCACCCTTTTGCGGGAGTTCTTTCTGCCTATGGAATGGGTTTAGCTGATGTCAGAGTTAACAGAGTTACAGGAGTAGAACAACCTTTAAATCAAACATTAATTCCTCAATTACAGAAATTAATGGTATCTTTAGAAACCCAAGCTCGGAGTGAGTTAAACCAGCAACAAAAAACAGCACTTGAAGAAGTAATTAAAAAAGTTAATTTAAAATATGAGGGAACGAACTCTATTTTAACCGTTGCTTTTACCTTAGATATCACAGGAATGCAACAACAATTTGAAATTGAACATAAATCACGTTATGGTTTTATGCAAACAGAAAAAGTCTTAATTGTTGAATCTATTTCTGTAGAAGTAATTCAAAAAATGGATACTCCTGAAGAACCTATAATAATTCGTCAACGCCCTATAGAGGAAAAACCCCAACCTGTTAAAATCGTGAAAATGTTTACTGCTGAAAAATGGCATGATACACCAGTTTATCTGCGAGAAAAATTACAACCAGGAGATAATATAAATGGTGCTGCAATCATTGTTGAAAAAATCAGTACAATAGTAATTGAACCGAATTGGCAAGCAAAATTAACTGAACGTAATCATCTAATTTTATCTAGAAAGTAAACTTATAGCAATTTTATGGAAATCTGCGTTTATCTGCGTTCAATTAATGCTAAGATCAATAAACAACTACTTGGTATCATATCATGATGATTACTCAAGAATTAGTATCTGAACAAAATATCTTCCCAGATGTAATTTTTCCTCCCAGCGATTTATATAGTGATGAACCTCCCGTGGAAACAGAACTACATTTAGAGCAAATTATGCTCTTAATCAAATGTCTTAAATGGTTATGGAAAGATAGAACAGATTTCTATGCTGCGGGAAATCTGAGTATTTATTATAGTCCTCACCAAAGAAAAACAGAAAATTTTCGGGGTCCTGATTTTTTTGTAGTTTTAGGAACTGAACTTAAAACCCGTAAAAGTTGGGTAGTGTGGGAAGAGAATGGTAAATATCCTCATGTAATTGTCGAAATTCTCTCACCAACAACAGCAAAGACAGATAGAGAATCTAAAAAACAACTTTATCAAGATACTTTCCGCACACCAGAATACTTTTGGTTTGACCCCTATACATTAGAATTTGCAGGTTTTCATTTAGTAGATGCTAAATATCAACCTATCAAAGCCAACGAGCAAGGACATTTATGGAGTGAACAATTAGGCCTATTTTTGGGAATTTTTAATGGTTTATTACGTTATTTCACCCCAGAATCAAGTTTAGTACCCACACCTGAAGAAACCGCAAAACGTGAAACTCAACGAGCAGAACGTTTAGCTGCAAAATTGCGGGAATTAAATATTGATCCAGATACCATCTAAAAAACAATTTGTAGGTTGGGTAGACGCTCATGTTACCCAACATATCCTTAATCTTAAAATTAATTTAGTCAAAAAATGTCCACCACATCTCAACCAGATCCCGTTCGTTTAGAAATATTTAAAAATCTTTATCAATTTATCGCGGAACAAATGGGAATTGTTCTCCAAAACACAGCAACATCAGTCAATATCAAAGAACGACTAGATTTTTCCTGTGCTATTTTTGATGCTGCTGGTTTATTAGTTGCCAATGCTCCTCATATTCCCGTACATTTAGGCTCAATGAGTGATAGTGTTCGCAGTCTAATTAATGATCAAGGTGACAATATTAAACCGGGAAATATTTATTTATCAAATAACCCCTATAACGGGGGAACACATTTACCTGATGTCACAGCAATTACCCCAATTTTTAATGCAGAAAATCAAGAAATTATTTTCTATGTTGCATCTCGTGGACACCAAGCAGATATAGGTGGCATTACTCCCGGTTCTATGCCTCCTCATAGTACCACAGTAGAAGAAGAAGGAGTTATATTTGATAATTTTCTCTTAGTAGAACAGGGAGAATTTCAAGAAACAGCCGTGAGAAATTATTTATTAAATCATCCCTATCCTAGCCGTAATCCTGACCAAAATATTGCCGATTTTAAAGCCCAAATTGCTGCTAATGCCAGGGGATTGCAAGAACTTGGCAAAATGGTTAATCAATATGGACTAGAAACAGTCCAACTTTATATGCAGTTTGTTCAAGAGAATGCAGAGGAATCAGTCAGACGGGCAATTGATATTTTGCAAAATGGCTCATTTATTTATGAAATGGATAATGGGGCAAAAATTCAAGTTAAGGTAATAATTAATCGAGAAAATCGCAGTGCTAAGATTGATTTCACTGGTACATCTGCACAACTAAATAGTAATTTCAATGCTCCCAAGGCTGTAACCCAAGCAGCAGTTTTATATGTATTTAGGACATTAGTTGATAATAATATTCCCCTCAATGCTGGTTGTCTCAAACCTTTAGAAATTATTATTCCTCAAGGTTGTATGTTGAACCCAACTTATCCAGCAGCAGTAGTAGCCGGAAATGTTGAAACTTCCCAAACTATCGTTGATGCTTTATATGGTGCTTTGGGTATCATGGCCGCTTCCCAGGGAACAATGAATAATTTCACTTTTGGTAATCAAAAATATCAATATTATGAAACTATTTGCGGTGGTTCAGGTGCAGGAATTGATTTTGATGGGACTGATGCAGTTCATACCCACATGACTAACTCACGTTTAACTGATCCAGAAGTTTTAGAAACTCGTTATCCTGTCCAGGTAGAAAGTTTTAGTTTGCGTCCCCATAGTGGAGGAAAAGGCAAATATTCGGGAGGTAATGGGGTAATCCGTCGGATTAAGTTTTTAGAACCAATGACGGCTAATATTCTTTCGGGCCATCGTCGTGTTCCTCCCTTTGGATTACATGGTGCAGAAGCAGGAAAAGTAGGATGTAACTGGGTACAGCGTCAAAATGGCACTGAGGAGATTTTAAGCAGTACCGCAACTGTAGAGATGCAACCAGGAGATATTTTCGTGATTGAAACTCCCGGAGGTGGGGGTTTTGGTTGATGCACATTTTGCACCATGATCTTATGAACCTTGATTCCGTAGGGTGGGCAATGCCCACCACACTGTTATGGAGAGGGGTAATATATGAGTTGATTCGTGACAACTTAGGTTTTCTGATTAATTGTTACAGTAGGGTTAAGAGTTAAGAGGTTGTTTGATAGCGAAGCGTGGCGTTAGCCATAAAGTATTAGATGAAACCGATAATCTCCAAAAACCTAACCCCCCTGCCCCCCTTCCCTACTAGGGAAGGGGGGTTTCAAAGTCTCTCCCCGCTTCGCGGAGAGGTTTACAAGAGGGGTTTGTTTATACATTAAAAACTTTTTCATTCATCCTCTAAGAAAAATCATTCCCTGCTCATGTAGTGATAACTTGGATAATTATTTGCTGAAAAAGGTACATATATGAAAAGCTTTCCATTTTCCCTTGGTAAAAGTAAGCAAAATAAATTTGTCACCTTGGCTACATCTGCAATTGCAGCCTTAGCCTTAGTAGGTGGTGTTAATGCTGCCAATGCCACTTCCATAAAAGTGCTGACAGAAAAAGAATTAACTTCCGGATCAATTCCCTATAATCAAAAGCAACCCGTAGTTACTCAATCAGTAACTCGCCAAATTCCCTATCAAGCCATGGGGATTGAACCGTTGATCATTATTCCTGTGATCATTATTGGTGGTTGTTTCTTCTTTGGGGGACTGGTAGTTATCGGTGAACGGGAAGTGGGGATTGTGGTGAAAAAATTCACCCTTTCCGGTAAAGGACTACCTCCTGGGAGATTAATCGCCCTCAATGGTGAAGCGGGTTTACAAGCCGATACCCTCGCCCCTGGTTGGCACTGGGGTTATTGGCCTTGGCAATATGCAGTTAAAAAAGAGTCGGTAATTGTTGTCCCCCAAGGTCAAATCGCTCTGATTGTCGCCGCCGATGGGGCTTCTAACCCACCAGAACGGATTTTGGGCAAAATTGTCGAATGTGATAATTTTCAAGATGCTCGCAAATTTTTGACCAAAGGTGGGGAAAAAGGCCGACAAATTGCTTTTATCACCGCAGGTACTTACCGGATCAATACCGCATTATTTAAAGTTATCACATCTGCAAATTCTAGTAGTGATGGTATGCGACCAGAACAATTGCATATTTATGAAATAGCACGAGAAAAAGTGGGTATTGTCACTACTTTAGATGGTTTACCAATTGCCACAGGTGAGATTGCTGGAAGGATTATTCCTGGTCATAATAATTTCCAGAATGGTCAAAAATTTATTGATGCTGGGGGACAACGGGGTTTGCAAGAACAGGTATTATTATCAGGTTCTTGGAATCTTAACCCTTGGTTGGTAAATATTGAACAAGTGGCAATGACGGAAATTCCTATCGGTTACGTCGGTGTGGTAATTTCTTTCGTAGGTGAAGAGCAAGAAGATGTCAGCGGCGCATCTTTCACTCATGGTAATTTGGTAAATCAAGGACATAAAGGTGTTTGGGTAGAACCTCTGTATCCAGGTAAACATCCACTCAACACTAAGGTGATGAAAGTTGAATTAGTCCCAACAACTAACATCGTCTTGAATTTTACCGATAGAATTAGCGGTCAACATGGATACGATAGCAATTTAACGGCGCTAAAACTCCTGTCCTTTGATGGTTTCAGCTTTGATTTAGAGATATTCCAAATTATTCACATTGGTGCTTCAGATGCACCGAAAGTGATTTCTCGCTTGGGTTCAATGCAAAACGTCATTGATCAAGTTTTGCGTCCAATTGTGGGTAATTATTTCCGCAACTCTGCTCAAGAATACACTATTTTAGATTTCTTGATTGCGCGCAGTGAACGTCAAGTAGAAGCATCTGAATATGTTAAAACTGCCTTGCGTGCTTATGATGTACAGGCTGTAGATTCTTTAATTGGTTTGATTACACCACCAAAAGAGTTGATGCACACATTGACAGATCGTAAAATTGCGGAAGAACAAAAGAAAACTTACGAAGTTCAGCAAATGGCAGAAACCCAACGGCAAATGCTAGTGAGAGAAACTGCTTTAGCCGATATTCAAGAAGAGATGGTAGAAGCAGAACAAAATGTGCAAATAGCAGAGTTGAAATCTCAAGCTGCAATTAAAGAAGCTAATGGTGAAGCCGAAGCAACTAAACTCAAAGACTTAGCTAAGGCAGAAGGTATTCTTGCCACCGGTAACGCCAAAGCAGAAACCTACCGGACAGGGGTACAAGCCTTGAGTTTACAGGGTTACACGGCTATGCAGTTAATGCAAATTGTAGGCGATCGCAATGTCCGCATTATTCCTGATATTATAGTTGGTGGTAATAATGGTAGTAATAACGGTTTAGCAGATGGTTTGTTGTCTATGATTCTTTTGAATCAAACTAATAGTAAAACCCATCTAGAATCGAAAATCCCTACACCCCCACCTCTTCCTAATTCTGTAGTTGCTAAAGCTGAACCAACTCATCAGAATGGTCAGAATATAGGTTTAAGTTGAAATATTACAGCACTTCCCGGTATTATCAAGCATAGATATTAAGGATAAAACTCTTGTGGTGCGGGCATCTTGCCCGCTAATAGTGTACCTCACAAAAGATGAAATCCTCTGTAACTAGATTATACCAATTCACAAAAATCTTGATATACTAATAACTATCTACCATCCAGGTGCGCCTATCCTTTTACACATCAATGGGTAAATAATTGTTATCTAATAATTGTGCCAGAGTGTAAGGACATTTTTCTGGGAAAATAGTTAAATCAGTTTTAATTTTCACAAAATCAACCGCACTTTCATAAATATTTTCTAAATCATCCTCTAACTTATTCCTTAAATTCGTCGTTAAATGATTATTCAAATCATATCTAAAAGTTTTAATTTCTCCAAGCCAATGACGATAGTTTCTTTCATATTCTACCTGCCAATATTGAAGTAATAATAAATGAATAATAATCTGTCTTAAAAGACTTTTGGCTTTAGCTAGATCTCTTTTACCCAAACTGATTAATTCCTCAATTAAGTTTTCTATATCGAGTTGATTAAACTGTTTTTGTTTTAATAATTCAATAGTTTCTTCTAACCATAAACTATCATCGGTTTCATAAAGTTGTTTTAAGTTGGTAGTAATTCTCATATTTTTACCTTTTCAAATTCTCAATTATCTGCAATCTCTATCAAAGAATCCTCTAGAATAAAGGAAAACAAGCATCGCTGAAACTGTTGTGTAGTTAAGATTCCAGTTTTAGCAGACAATTTTCCCGTTTTGTTCAAGTTATGTCCTCACCAAATTATTCTAAAATAATTAGCGCGGTATCTCCAAGATTGAGGCAAAATAGATGAGTTTATTAAAAGATCAGGTTGCAATTGTCACAGGTGCATCACGAGGAATTGGTAGAGCGATTTTTCTATAAAATTAGACTGGCTTTAGGTTGGTTTCTCAAATAAGTGATATAATAATATTTAATTATTATTTATCAACCAGAATATGTTAAAATACCTAACGATTACGGAAGCGCAAGAGCAACTTTTAGATTTACCAGATGATATAAAAGAAGAGCCAATAATTATTACTAAACATGGTAAACCAGTAATAGCAGCAATTAGTTTTGAGCAATATGAATCTTTACTAGAAACTCTGGCAATTTTATCTGATAAAGAATTTACCCAGCAACTACAAGAAAGTATAGCTCAAGGAGAGAGGGGAGAAACTATTAATTGGCATGATGCAAAACTCAAACTCGGACTCTGAACTACCACAACCCGATAATATTGAATTTCAAATCCAGTTAACACCTCTAGCAATAGAGATGTTAGCAAATATTAAAGATAAACGTCACCAGCAAGCGATAAATTCACGTATTGATAAGTTAAAAATAGACCCAGAAAAACAAGGAAAGCCTTTAACTGGAAAGCTGATCAATTATCGCAGTGTTAGGGCTGTTAGTCAACGCTATCGGATACTTTATAAAGTAGAACTTGATCAAGTGGTGGTTTTAGTAGTTGGTGTTGGCTTACGAAAAGAAGATGATAAAGGGGATGTTTATAATCTCCTTCAGAAATTATTATAGAAATTTTATTGAATCAACTATTTTTAACTGGTTTTAATAATTCAATAGTTTCTTATAACCATAAATTGTCATTTTTCTCTCTAGTGAAAGCAAATTCGTTCATTCCTTACCAAATTATTCTAAGATAATTAGCGCGGTATCTCCAGAAATTGAGGAAAATGAGATGAGTTTATTAAAAGATCAGGTTGCAGTAGTCACAGGTGCATCACGGGGAATTGGCAGAGCGATCGCTTTACAACTAGCAACTCAAGGTGCAAAATTAGTTGTTAACTACGCTAGTTCTAGCACAGCAGCAGAAGAAGTAGTAGCCCAAATCACAGCAGCAGGGGGAGAGGCCATTGCTGTTCAAGCGGATGTTTCCAAACCAGCAGAAGTAGATACACTATTTAGTACCACCTTAGAAAAATTCCAGCGCGTGGATATCTTAGTCAACAATGCAGGTATTACCCGTGACACCCTCCTACTAAGAATGAAATTAGAAGAATGGCAAGCAGTCATAGATTTAAACTTGACTGGTGTATTTTTATGTACAAAAGCCGTTAGTAAAATTATGCTTAAACAACGTTCTGGACGGATTATTAATATTGCTTCCGTTGCTGGACAAATGGGCAATCCTGGACAAGCCAACTACAGCGCCGCCAAAGCTGGTGTAATTGGCTTCACCAAAACCGTCGCTAAAGAACTTTCTTCCCGGGGAATCACTGTAAATGCCGTTGCTCCTGGTTTTATTACCACGGACATGACCAGCGATATCAAAGCCGAAGGAATCCTGCAATATATCCCACTGGGGCGTTTTGGTAAACCAGAAGAAATTGCCGGCATGGTGCGGTTTTTAGCATCTGATCCCGCAGCAGCTTACATTACAGGACAAGTCTTTAACGTTGATGGGGGGATGGTAATGTAATTTGTCAGTTGTCAGTGGGAAGAATTTATGCTTCTATTCCCTATTCCCTGTTCCCTGTTCCCTGTTCCCTGTTCCCTATTCCCTGTTCCCTGTTCCCTATTCCCTGTTCCCTGTTATTTAACATTCTTTGCCAAACGGTAAGCCCTAATAGCAAGATAATACCAACGGCAGTAGTCAGCATTACTGCTAAACTCATACCCTGTACTCTCATAGCCAGCAAATTACAACCCAAAGTAATTGACCATAAGATAAAAGCCGCATTGCGTTGAGATAGTCCCCAAGCCAACAAGCGGTGATGGATGTGGTCTTTACCTGGTGTACTCAGAGGGTTTTTCCCTGCCATGAGACGGCGCACAAACACTTGAGTAGTGTCAATAACTGGCAACAGCAGAAATAAAACTGTAGGGATTAGGGCATAGATTGTATTGAGTTGGAGTTTGCCTAAAATGCTGGTTGCTGCTAAGACATAGCCAAAAAAGTATGCTCCAGCATCACCCATAATGATCTTTGAAGGATGAAAATTATGGCGTAAAAAGCCCAGTGCCGCCCCTCCCAAAGCCGCTAAAACTAAAGTTGCAGCGGCACGATTATCAAACTGGGCAGAAACTCCTAACAAACTGATGGCAGTAATAAAGCTGATGCCACCAGCCAAACCATCCATCCCATCCATGAGGTTAACAGCATTAGTGATCCCCACCACCCACAGCACAGTTAAAGCCATAGATAAGAGAGAATCAATGGGTGTACCAAAGGCAACTTTGATGCTAATACCATTACCAACCAGCAAAAGTGCTGTTGTTACCTGCGCCCATAACCGCACAGATGGAGGTAAGCCAAATTGGTCATCAATAAAGCCCACCAGCACTAAAATTGAACCACCGAGAAGAATCGTTAACACCTGAGCCAAAACCCCTTGCAGTTCAATAGGCCGCAAGAGACTAGCTAAAACCAAAGCCGCAATTACCCCTGCGTAGATTGCCAAACCTCCAGCATTAGGTAAAGGTTCTTGATTCAACCGGCGGGCATTGGGTTGATCTGCCCAACCTACTTCTAAGGCAAATTTGCGAATTGTGGGAATTAAACGCCAGGTAACAATCAAGGCTAATAGAAACGTGAATACTACAGCTAACCAGCCGGAGCCGCTAGGGTCAGCAATGCCAAGGGATTTAAGGGAGTTTGCTAAGTTCATCTGCTCCCAATATAATCATTAGTTTTATGGTCAAACATAAGTATCAACTGTTAATATTAATCAATTTTGAGATTTTGATTGTTAATCTAAATTGGGGAAAGGGATTAGCACTCTTGGTCAGTGAGTGCTAAATTGTCTAATGGAAGCAATAGAAAAATAAAACATGACTAAGATTATTGCATTTAATGAAGAAGCACGACGGGCATTAGAAAGGGGTATTAACGCCCTAGCAGATGCAGTGAAAATCACTTTAGGACCAAGAGGTCGTAACGTTCTATTAGAGAAAAAATTTGGTGTTCCCCAAATTGTTAACGATGGTATCACTGTTGCTAAAGAAATTGAACTAGAAGATCCACTGGAAAATACTGGTGCTAGACTTATTCAAGAAGTAGCATCAAAAACCAAGGATGTAGCTGGCGATGGAACTACCACTGCCACAGTTCTAGCACAAGCCTTGATTAAGGAAGGTTTAAAGAATGTTGCTGCTGGGACAAATCCCATTAGCTTAAAACGGGGTATTGATAAAACCGTTGAGGCACTGGTAGCAGAAATTGCCAAGATTGCTAAACCAGTAGAAGGAAGTGCGATCTCTCAAGTTGCCACAGTTTCCGCTGGTAATGATGCTGAAGTGGGACAAATGATCGCACTGGCAATGGAGAAAGTGACTAAAGACGGCGTAATCACCGTTGAAGAATCTAAATCCTTCACCACTGAACTAGAAGTAGTTGAAGGGATGCAGGTTGACAGAGGTTATATTTCTCCTTACTTCATCACCAACAATGAACGGATGATAGTAGAGTTTGAAAATGCTCGCATCTTGATTGTTGATAAGAAAATCAGCAGCATTCAAGATTTAGTCCCTATCTTGGAAAAAGTTGCCCGGTTAGGTCAACCTTTGCTAATTATTGCTGAAGATGTAGATGGTGATGCTTTAGCAACTTTGGTTATCAATAAAGCTCGTGGTGTATTAGCGATCGCTGCTATTAAATCTCCTGGTTTTGGTGAACGCCGCAAAGCTATGTTAGAAGATATTGCCATTCTCACTGATGGACAAATGATTTCTGAAGACATTGGCTTGAGCTTAGATACCGCTACTTTGGAAATGTTGGGAACTGCTGAGAAAATCTACATTGACAAAGAAAACACCATCATTGTAGCTGGTAATTCTGCTAAACCAGAAACCCAAATCCGGATTGAGCAAATTCGTAAACAGTTGGCGGAAACTGACTCCGATTATGATACCGAAAAACTGAAAGAACGCATTGCTAAGTTAGCTGGTGGTATTGCCGTGATTAAAGTCGGTGCAGCTACAGAAACCGAACTCAAAGACAAAACATTGCGGATTGAAGATGCACTTAACGCTACCAAAGCAGCGGTAGAAGAAGGAATTGTTCCTGGTGGTGGTACAACCTTAATTTATCTATCTAGCAAGATAGATGCTATTAAAAACGGCCTCACTCCT
The window above is part of the Dolichospermum sp. DET69 genome. Proteins encoded here:
- a CDS encoding type II toxin-antitoxin system RelE/ParE family toxin, with amino-acid sequence MQNSNSDSELPQPDNIEFQIQLTPLAIEMLANIKDKRHQQAINSRIDKLKIDPEKQGKPLTGKLINYRSVRAVSQRYRILYKVELDQVVVLVVGVGLRKEDDKGDVYNLLQKLL
- a CDS encoding type II toxin-antitoxin system Phd/YefM family antitoxin codes for the protein MLKYLTITEAQEQLLDLPDDIKEEPIIITKHGKPVIAAISFEQYESLLETLAILSDKEFTQQLQESIAQGERGETINWHDAKLKLGL
- a CDS encoding DUF29 domain-containing protein, which gives rise to MRITTNLKQLYETDDSLWLEETIELLKQKQFNQLDIENLIEELISLGKRDLAKAKSLLRQIIIHLLLLQYWQVEYERNYRHWLGEIKTFRYDLNNHLTTNLRNKLEDDLENIYESAVDFVKIKTDLTIFPEKCPYTLAQLLDNNYLPIDV
- a CDS encoding flotillin family protein, encoding MKSFPFSLGKSKQNKFVTLATSAIAALALVGGVNAANATSIKVLTEKELTSGSIPYNQKQPVVTQSVTRQIPYQAMGIEPLIIIPVIIIGGCFFFGGLVVIGEREVGIVVKKFTLSGKGLPPGRLIALNGEAGLQADTLAPGWHWGYWPWQYAVKKESVIVVPQGQIALIVAADGASNPPERILGKIVECDNFQDARKFLTKGGEKGRQIAFITAGTYRINTALFKVITSANSSSDGMRPEQLHIYEIAREKVGIVTTLDGLPIATGEIAGRIIPGHNNFQNGQKFIDAGGQRGLQEQVLLSGSWNLNPWLVNIEQVAMTEIPIGYVGVVISFVGEEQEDVSGASFTHGNLVNQGHKGVWVEPLYPGKHPLNTKVMKVELVPTTNIVLNFTDRISGQHGYDSNLTALKLLSFDGFSFDLEIFQIIHIGASDAPKVISRLGSMQNVIDQVLRPIVGNYFRNSAQEYTILDFLIARSERQVEASEYVKTALRAYDVQAVDSLIGLITPPKELMHTLTDRKIAEEQKKTYEVQQMAETQRQMLVRETALADIQEEMVEAEQNVQIAELKSQAAIKEANGEAEATKLKDLAKAEGILATGNAKAETYRTGVQALSLQGYTAMQLMQIVGDRNVRIIPDIIVGGNNGSNNGLADGLLSMILLNQTNSKTHLESKIPTPPPLPNSVVAKAEPTHQNGQNIGLS
- a CDS encoding undecaprenyl/decaprenyl-phosphate alpha-N-acetylglucosaminyl 1-phosphate transferase, with translation MNLANSLKSLGIADPSGSGWLAVVFTFLLALIVTWRLIPTIRKFALEVGWADQPNARRLNQEPLPNAGGLAIYAGVIAALVLASLLRPIELQGVLAQVLTILLGGSILVLVGFIDDQFGLPPSVRLWAQVTTALLLVGNGISIKVAFGTPIDSLLSMALTVLWVVGITNAVNLMDGMDGLAGGISFITAISLLGVSAQFDNRAAATLVLAALGGAALGFLRHNFHPSKIIMGDAGAYFFGYVLAATSILGKLQLNTIYALIPTVLFLLLPVIDTTQVFVRRLMAGKNPLSTPGKDHIHHRLLAWGLSQRNAAFILWSITLGCNLLAMRVQGMSLAVMLTTAVGIILLLGLTVWQRMLNNREQGIGNREQGIGNREQGTGNRE
- the fabG gene encoding 3-oxoacyl-[acyl-carrier-protein] reductase, with translation MSLLKDQVAVVTGASRGIGRAIALQLATQGAKLVVNYASSSTAAEEVVAQITAAGGEAIAVQADVSKPAEVDTLFSTTLEKFQRVDILVNNAGITRDTLLLRMKLEEWQAVIDLNLTGVFLCTKAVSKIMLKQRSGRIINIASVAGQMGNPGQANYSAAKAGVIGFTKTVAKELSSRGITVNAVAPGFITTDMTSDIKAEGILQYIPLGRFGKPEEIAGMVRFLASDPAAAYITGQVFNVDGGMVM